The window agagaactacaagatcacaagaaaactacaagatcacaggaaaactacaagatcccaagagaactacaagatcacaagaaaactacaagatcacaggcaaactacaagatcacaggagaactacaagatcacaggcgaactacaagatcacaggagaactacaagatcacaagagaactacaagatcacgggagaactacaagatcacaggagaactacaagatcacaagagaactacaagatcacttgagaactacaagatcacaggagaactacaagatcacaagagaactgaAGTGGACTTTCATATCACCCGTACTTTTACAGACTCCATTCAAACCGTATAGAAACTCTATAATATTGTTAACAGTCACTATGAGATGTTTAGAAACTATTATTATATTAATGCATCAGCGTGAAGCGTGCACGGTGAGACTCAAAACACGATCTTTAAGACGTCGTGTGTGAACGATGCAGCGAGCCTTCAGCgtgctgtcatgttttcttcttcctgtcagATGAGCGAGTACGAGGTGTCCAAAAGCTTTTATgttgtttgaaaagaaaaggccttcatatgatatatatatatatatatatatatatatatatatatatatatatatatatgtgtgtatatatatgtacatatgctgtatgtgtatgtgtatatcaTATGATACATTAGAAACAGATCTCCAGAGAGAAAAGTTGTTTGTTAATCTCCTCTCAGAGAGCGCTCAGACGGAGGAGGAACAAAGACCAGCTAACAGAGGGGTTGactttgttgtgtgtctcttcatGATGAGGGTTAAAGGTCACCATTAACTCTGCACACGTCCAACAGGCTCAAGAGCTGCTCGACCACGGGCGATGATTACTCCGTATTGTTAGCGACTTCAAAGACTTCCATTAAGAGCAGAGAttcaaacacaccttcacaaagaCCTGGATCAGAGGCGTTCCTCCCAGTCCTCCCAGTCCACATTAGAACCACATGAGAACCCGCTACATGTGACCTTCAGGAGGGCCTCCTGGAGGTGTGTTTGGAGGGCCGGTcagccgaccaatcagaggaaGCGGCTGCTGTGAATGAGGAACGCTCAGATGTTGATAACAAGCGTCTCTGAAGGCGGGCGGCGTTCAAGTGGAGCTCCTTGACGATTGTGAGGCGTTTATGacagtttatgtgtgtgtgtgtgtgtgtgtgtgtgtgtgtgtgtgtgtgtgtgtgtgtgtgtgtgtgtgtgtgtgtgtgtgtgtgtgtgtgtagtggttATGTAAGAGTGCACGCCGTGATATGTGATATGATGATGCTTTGTTCCCACGCATGGAAATCAGCTCAACAGACAAGAGGCTGCAGAGAGGGGAGTGGGcgtacgagtgtgtgtgtgtgtgtgtgtgtgtgtgtgtgtgtgtgtgtctctcacagGTAAAATCTCTGATGAATGTTAAACTCTGTTCTTGGTCGACTTAGTAAACGCCTTCTTCACTCGTATCCAGGTCACTTTGCATTCACTTATTTCAACGTTCCAAAAAAACCTTTTTCCCTCCCGGGTGGAACAGCTGACCGCTAACAGCTGACTGCTAACAGCTGACCGCTAACAGCTGACTGCTAACAGCTGACCGCTAACAGCTGACCGCTAACAGCTGACTGCTAACAGCTGACCGCTAACAGCTGACTGCTAACAAAGGATCCTCCCTCTGATAGATAACGTCACCCTGTGAGATACTTTACACAAACACCATGTTATCATCTCTCACATGTTAACCTGCAGTGACGCAGTGTTCAAGCCTACACGCTATGATGTCATCCCCTCAGCTATGATGTCATCCCCTCAGCTAATGCTGCGTCTCTGAGGTTCATCACATACCAGAATCATGCTAACGTGGAGAAATCATAATATTAGcattcatttaaattcagattGTGACCTCGTTCTCTGACCTCGGTGAACTTCTGtactcctgctgcagagattaAACTTCCTCCTGGTTTCTAAACTACAGCATGGAAAGTGTTCCTCTGAACGCCGGGGGGTGAAAACATGGCGGACGTGTAGGAAGACGCTGTGCATGTAGAGGAGGCGCTCGTCACCTGGAGCTCTCAGGACTTCAGAGATCCTGATACTGACATCGTCTTTCCTCATCTCATCACCGTCTCTCACAAAGAGGGAACACGAGCGCCGGCTGACCTCTGGAATTATGGGAAATGATAATGACTAAATGTGAAGCCGGGGCAGGAGCTTTCAGAGCAGCTCGCGCTTTCAACCAAATGGATGGAGACGAGAAGAGAAGGCGGAGAAAGAGGCGAGGTGGTGCGGATGAAGAAGTGGAGGTTTAACAACATCTGCAGCTTTATGAGAGACTTTTAATGCAGCGGCGAGTCGACTTAAAGACCAATTTATAGAGCCAAATAAAAGAAGCAAAGCTCCCGCTCGCTTTCTGTGGAGGAGGTCATTAAAGCTGCGAGGCGATAAATGGGCAGAATAACAGAGAGGACCGCAGGTTAACCCTCGAGTGACCAGGTCGGATCACTCCTCTTCGTTAGCTTAACTGGAGACTctctgaatgtgagtgtgtctggttgtctgtcgctacatgtcagctctgtgattggctggtgaccagtccagggtgtaaccccgtctctcgtccaatgacagctgggatcacctccatcacctccatcacctgACAAGCCTCTGCAtacctacccccccccccctctccccccctccccctctctcaccCATCCCCCTTCCTCCCATGTCTCTCTCTTATTCTCGGTGCAGTCTGGGCTGTGATCCCTCCCAGACCAGCACTAAAGATGACAGCCACCCCCTCATAAACATCCATCCGTCTCAGTGTACCACATGACTAAACGTTTGATTGGAAATGGTCATGGCGTGATCCTCGCTCATGTTTTCAGGACGGCTGCGAGTGTTCTTAAGAGTCAGAGTTGAAGCCAGCGGAGGAAAAAGGACCCTCTCCCTCTCGATCCTTCTGAGGGGCTCTCGGCTGTAATTGGGTTTTTCTGCAGTAATCCAGCGCTGACGCCTACTTATCCTTCACAGAACAAGCACCCGCCATCTTGGTAATGAGAGGCCAAGGCGCTAACGCTAACAGCTAACGGGTTTGTCTCATGAAGTGGAGTTCTTTTAATGACACCTGGAGGTCCTCGCCTCCAGTTTGCACCTCAGAAGCATCTCTCTGATGTTTGAGAACTTCCTCTCAGGAGTTCAATATAATGAAGCTTCATGAAGAACTCTCAAATATccccccaaaataaatccacagttTGCGTCTTTCAGGCGCCACGCTCTGGACTCCCATCGACTGAGCCGTTCAATCAAAAAACCCTCCATCAAATAGTTCATGGAGAAGAGTTCTGCAGAAATCTAAATAACTGCTTCAGAGAGGAACAGAAACAGCGAGCAGCGAGAGGGGCAACTCAAACGGGGACTTAACGATGGTggtctttttcatcttttccctCAGAGGGACACAAAGAGGACTACACAGTGGGCGGGGCTTCTCCTTGTGCAGGTGATTATGGTCTGCCCTTTAGAGCTGCACTGAAGCAACAAGAACTGTTAAATCTGATCTGGAGGTCTATGAGGTTTCCCATCAGCCTCTCTGTCATGTCGTCCCCCTCCTCTAAAAatgaagtaaacaaacatggtggaAGTGGAAGCTGTGGTTCCTGATGTGAAGAGAAGTCCTCATTAAGAGAGGGATCATTAGAAACTGAAGGAGGGAGGACGAGAGGGGAAGAGTGCTAAAAGAGGAGATTAACCGTCTCTCAGGCAACCTGATGAtcgctcacacacaaacatcgaGCGTTTATGGTAATTCCTGCTCGCTGAGTAACTCGCTGTGTAACTCGCTGTGTAGCTCACTTTGTAACTCACTCTGTATCTCGCTGTGTAACTCGCTGTGTAGCTCACTTTGTAACTCACTCTGTATCTCGCTCTGTATCTCGCTGTGTAACTCGCTGTGTAACTCGCTGTGTAGCTCACTCTGTAACTCGCTCTGTTTCTCTCGCTCTGTAACTCGCTCTGTATCTCGCTCTGTAACTCGTTGTGTAGCTCACTCTGTAACTCGCTCTGTATCTCGCTCTGTAACTCGCTGTGTAGCTCACTCTGTAACTCACTCTGTAACTCGCTCTGTATCTCGCTCTGTATCTCGCTCTGTAACTCGCTGTGTAGCTCACTCTGTAACTCGCAGTGTAACTCGCTGTGTAGCTCACTCTGTAACTCGCTCTGTAACTCGCTGTGTAGCTCACTCTGTATCTCGCTCTGTAACTCGCTGTGTAGCTCACTCTGTAACTCGCTCTGTAACTCGCTGTGTAGCTCACTCTGTAACTCGCTGTGTAACTCGCTGTGTAGCTCACTGTGTAACTCGCTGTGTAGCTCACTCTGTAACTCGCTGTGTAACTCGCTGTGTAGCTCACTCTGTATCTCGCTCTGTAACTCGCTGTGTAGCTCACTCTGTAACTCGCTGTGTAACTCGCTGTGTAGCTCACTCTGTAACTCGCTCTGTATCTCGCTCTGTATCTCGCTCTGTATCTCGCTCTGTAACTCGCTTTGTAGCTCACTCTGTATCTCGCTGTGTAACTCGCTGTGTAGCTCACTCCGTAACTCGCTGTGTAGCTCACTCTGTAACTCGCTCTGTATCTCGCTCTGTAACTCGCTGTGTAGCTCACTCTGTAACTCGCTGTGTAACTCGCTGTGTAGCTCACTCTGTAACTCGCTCTGTAACTCGCTCTGTATCTCGCTGTGTAACTCGCTGTGTAGCTCACTCTGTAACTCGCTGTGTAGCTCACTCTGTAACTCGCTCTGTAACTCGCTCTGTATCTCGCTCTGTAACTCGCTCTGTAACTCGCTCTGTATCTCGCTCTGTAACTCGCTCTGTAACTCACTCTGTATCTCGCTCTGTATCTCGCTCTGTAGCTCACTCTGTAACTCGCTCTGTAACTCGCTCTGTATCTCGCTCTGTAACTCGCTCTGTAACTCGCTCTGTATCTCGCTCTGTAACTCGCTCTGTAACTCACTCTGTATCTCGCTCTGTATCTCGCTCTGTATCTCACTCTGTAACTCGCTCTGTAGCTCGCTCTGTAACTCGCTCTGTATCTCGCTCTGTATCTCGCTCTGTATCTCACTCTGTAACTCGCTTTGTAGCTCACTCTGTATCTCACTCTGTAACTCGCTCTGTAGCTCACTCTGTAACTCGCTCTGTAACTCGCTCTGTAACTCGCTCTGTATCTCGCTCTGTATCTCGCTCTGTATCTCACTCTGTAACTCGCTTTGTAGCTCGCTCTGTATCTCGCTCTGTATCTCGCTCTGTATCTCGCTCTGTAACTCGCTCTGTAGCTCGCTCTGTAACTCGCTCTGTAACTCGCTCTGTATCTCGCTCTGTAACTCGCTCTGTATCTCGCTCTGTAACTCGCTCTGTAACTCGCTCTGTAACTCGCTGTGTCCTCATTCACCTGACAGCAGTGAGTCGCTCTGACAGGCCCCGTCCCTTTAATCTGAcgtgacctctgaccccacAGGAGTCTTTCGGGAAACTCAAACGTGCGTTCATTTCTGCTGAGTTTGATGAACTTGGCTCTCGTTCGGACAGAactcttcactgagctgattaCAGAACGCTAAAAATACGACGGAAGAAAAGTGAACAAACGACCAGCTGagttttgtaaatgtattttgctCTCAGAGGTCAGTGTCAGAGATTAATAGTTCTTCCTGATCCTTTGCTCATTCTGTTTAGAGCTGGAGACACGGGGAAAGATAGCGTCGATGCGGCAgcctgttctctgtgttgttaaaATCTGCAGCCGGCTCAGAGGCCCAACGTCAACATGTGACGCCGCAGGTGACCCTTCAGGGCGTTTTGTGACAtttactgtgattggtccaatAGATGATGAAGAGTTTTTATTTCCATCTGGACTGATTTCTTCTGAAACTCTAACCGGGCAATGAAGCAAACAGAtcagtttctttgttgttaCTTTTTGAAGTTCAAAGCGACAGAACAAGTTCCAGAGTTGACGAGTTGAAGGAGCGAAACATTCTGAAAGAGGACAAGGAGGATGATGGAGAGAAGAGGGGACTGATGGAGAGAAGAGGGGACTGATGGAGGGATGAGTGAGAGGATGAaaggatgaaaggatggatgtATGGAGGGAGAGGATTGATGGACCGAGTGACGGTGGATGGATGCAAAGgagatggttggatggatagagTGAGCGAGTGTGTAAGAGGATGGATGGAGGTAGAGTgatggatgattggatgatGGATGGTGTGACTGCTTGTGTatgagctgcagctgcagagtCTCACACACTTTCTTCAGCAGGCTGCCAGTTACTGAACCCGTTCATCTGCAGCTGAACCTCcttcaggctgtgtgtgtgtgtgtgtgtgtgtgtgtgtgtgtgggtgtgtgtgtgtgggggtgtgtgtgtgtgtgtgtgtgtgtgtgtgtgtgtgtgtgtgtgtgtgtgtgcctccaaGTCGAGGGGCTGAAAGTTTAAAAATTAAACGTGTGAAGCGAGCATTTAGTTACTCAAATTTACATGagagaataaaacataaacaaaaagacTGATCAACATTCTCCAAACAGACGCTCCGTCCTTGAACTGACGCTATCCTCCGTCTCATTGTCTGTCCCCCAGAGGACGTCTGGACATCTGTTTGTTCCAATCATTATTCTTATTGCTTTCCCTGTTAGGGGTCATGGGGGTGCTGGAGATGATCCCAGCTATGATTGGACGAGAAGCGAAGTTACATCCTGAActggtcaccagccaatcacagagctgacatatagacaaccagacacattcacattcagagagtcagcagttaacctaacaagcatgtctttggactgtgggaggaagacggagaaccaggagagaacccacacatgaacgaggagaacatgcagactcctcacagagagactcctgaaggacggggattcaaaccaggaacctcctcacagagagactcctgaaggacggggattcaaaccaggaacctcctcacagagagactcctgaaggacggggattcaaaccaggaccctcctcacagagagactcctgtcagacagggattcaaaccaggaacctcctcacagagagactcctgaaggacggggattcaaaccaggaacctcctcacagagagactcccgtcagacggggattcaaaccaggaacctccacacagagagactcctgaaggacggggattcaaaccaggaacctcctcacagagagactcctgaaggacggggattcaaaccaggaacctcctcacagagagactcccgtcagacggggattcaaaccaggaacctcctcacagagagactcccgtcagacggggattcaaaccaggaacctcctcacagagagactcctgaaggacggggattcaaaccaggaacctcctcacagagagactcccgtcagacggggattcaaaccaggaacctcctcacagagagactcccgacagacggggattcaaaccaggaacctcctcacagagagactcccgacagacggggattcaaaccaggaacctcctcacagagagactcccgacagacggggattcaaaccaggaacctcctcacagagagactcccgacagacggggattcaaaccaggaacctcctcacagagagactcctgaaggacagggattcaaaccaggaacctcctcacagagagactcctgaaggacagggattcaaaccaggaacctcctcacagagagactcctgaaggacggggattcaaaccaggaacctcctcacagagagactcctgaaggacggggattcaaaccaggaacctcctcacagagagactcctgaaggacagggattcaaaccaggaacctcctcacagagagactcctgtcagatggggattcaaaccaggaacctcctcacagagagactcctgaaggacggggattcaaaccaggaacctcctcacagagagactcctgaaggacggggattcaaaccaggaacctcctcacagagagactcccgtcagacggggattcaaaccaggaacctcctcacagagagactcctgaaggacggggattcaaaccaggaacctcctcacagagagactcaggACAGGACTAACCACAGCAGCAACGTGCAGacacatctgtttgtttctggatgaaaatgatttgattgcCAGAGTCTGCGTTCACAACAGGTTGCCCCTCCCCCGCCCTGACAGGGTAACAGGTGATAAATGTAAAAGTGAAAGTTTGCATCAGTCTCCTTCAGGTTACTCAgctttactttaactttataTTTCCACAGGATGACCAAACGTTCTCCTGCTGGTGTTCTCATATGTGACATTTGGAaaagcagcccccccccccacacacacacacacacacacacacacacacacacacacttaggaCTAAGATAGTACAgtgcacacactcactaacaTGCAGAGAGAGGCAGTCCAGCTCTGAGCTCTAATAAAGCCTCTCCTGACATTATGAGAGTCCCGCTGTGAGCTAAAGGTCAGACCTCATGAGGTCCACGCTGCAGGTGATGATGATCCATGTGAGGCGTTTACATCCTGACACGTCTCTACCTGAGGACGACGGGGAGACACACCTGAAActaaacaaacactttaataaAATCTCAGTTATGTCTTCTTAactgagatttgtttttggatCAATGTTCCTACTGTCGCTCACTCTCATTtctaaagggggggggggatgtccCGTCCTCATCAGCCTTGTCGGTCGCTGCTGCCTTTTCATCCAGCTAATGCACCTCCATCCAAGGTGAAGACATCACCTCTGACGAGCCGCCCGCTCACTGCCAGATTCATTTCAGCAGAGCATCGCTGTAAGTGCCTctacccccccacacacacacacacctcccccccccacacacacacacacacacacacacacacacacacacacacacacacctccccccacacacagacacacagacacacacacacacacacacacacacctccccccacacacagacacaacagacacgcacacacacacacacacacacacacacacacacacacacacacacacacctcccccccccccacacacacacacacagacagacacacacacacacacacacacacacaccttccccccacacacagacacacagacacacacacacacacacacacacacacacacacacacacacgtcccccccccacacacacacacacacacacacctccccccacacacacacacgtccccccccacacacacacacacacacacacacgtccccccccccccacacacacacacacacacacacacgccccccccccccacacacacatacacacacacacacacacacacacacacacacacacacacacacacacacacacacacgtcccccccccccacacacacacacacacacacacacacacacacacacacacacacacacacacacacacacacacacacacaccccccaaCATTAATCCAGCCTAAAACCAAGCCAAAccccacaacaacaaacagccaTCAGTAAAAATCAAGGCCGTTCATATCTGAGCGTGAGGCCTGCAGAGCGACGCCGGCGTCTCCTGAGCGCCACATAAATCCACAGTGTCCTTCACGGCGAGTGGGAGGAGGAGAGCGGCGGCGCCGGCATATTAAAGGATCCGAGTGGCACTTTTGTTGGCGGCTGAGCGCCATTGTTTGCACGTTGTGGAGGTTGTTAAGAGCAATGACAACATTTAAATGCACTCAGAACGCCGGTTTAAGTGCCGCAGACACGATTAGGTCGACAGCTCAGAACGCCGTCTGAGGTGACGGAAGTGAAGGAGAAACGCCGCTAAACAAAGAACGCACGGTCTACCTGCAGAAAGTGATTTAACCATACAGAGAACGAGTGGCGCTCAGGGTCGGTACGTTTTCTTTAAGGTCATCAACATTAGGCTCCTCCCCCCGTAGAAGATATTCAGACTAATGCAGAAATCAATCTGAAGAACACTTTGACGGGAGAAAACATAATGGACGCCATAACAGGAAATATGCTCGCCGAGCGGGTCTGAGGACAGTTCATCTATGACGACTCAAGTGTGGCTCGTGGTGTGTTCAGTGTCATGCAGCACCACCAGTAAAGTCCCAGTTTAGCTCCGGGCCTCTGTGACCCTCACGTTCTGACTCATCACGCTAAGGCCGTTGTCCCGACAACAAGACAAACAGCGACATCGTTTGGTACAAAGTGCTggctgtaaacctttctgtgttctaacctctctccattttcaaaagcatctccaatattgatcctagtttgagcacgtttctgctcgtggagcttattagaaacatgcagaggctttttaggtcgggtacaatcacttctatctgaaccacttctcttgaccgcttccatcgctgcaacacctgttgacctgataactgctctcatttctgacaaactgaggggcgtccaaaacggtcgtgtgggggggtgtcttaaaagcgcctaccttctctggtccaaacaaatccagagcattcaggagcagaatctaaagttagaaggaggacatactggctgctgcattgttgtcagagaagccagcacttcaacatagcatgtttccttaatgatcagagagtaa of the Labrus bergylta unplaced genomic scaffold, fLabBer1.1 SCAFFOLD_224, whole genome shotgun sequence genome contains:
- the LOC136178480 gene encoding fap1 adhesin-like, which gives rise to MRVSDSRDVSGCKRLTWIIITCSVDLMSELQSELQSELQSEIQSELQSEIQSELQSELQSELQSELQSEIQSEIQSEIQSELQSELQSEIQSEIQSEIQSELQSELQSELQSELQSELQSEIQSELQSELQSEIQSEIQSEIQSELQSELQSELQSEIQSEIQSEIQSELQSELQSEIQSELQSELQSEIQSELQSELQSELQSEIQSEIQSELQSELQSEIQSELQSELQSEIQSELQSELQSELHSELQSELHSELHSEIQSELQSELQSELHSELHSELQSELHSELQSEIQSELQSELHSELRSELHSELHSEIQSELQSELQSEIQSEIQSEIQSELQSELHSELHSELQSELHSELQSEIQSELHSELHSELQSELHSELHSELHSELHSELQSELHSELQSELQSELHSELQSEIQSELHSELQSELQSELHSELHCELQSELHSELQSEIQSEIQSELQSELQSELHSELQSEIQSELQSELHNELQSEIQSELQSERNRASYRVSYTASYTASYTARYRARYR